The Melitaea cinxia chromosome 21, ilMelCinx1.1, whole genome shotgun sequence genome has a window encoding:
- the LOC123664218 gene encoding spidroin-1-like produces the protein MFRKTIWFSCLVVISVLAEDLEDRSSSNAYASANADSNSLGRFVPRPWFNPIGWGSPGGSSSAVADAIANAASNGGWGGLGGSSSALADAIANAASNGVWGRSDGSSSAVADATANADSGSRWGGLGGSSSAIADAIANAVSNGGWGGLGGSSSAVAEAIANAAANGGWGGLGGSSSAVAEAIANAAANGGWGGLGGSSSAVAEAIANAAANGGWGGLGGSSSAVADAVANAAANGGWGGLGGSSSAVAEAIANAAANGGWGGLGGSSSAVAEAIANAAANGGWGGLGGSSSAVADAVANAAANGGWGGLGGSSSAVAEAIANAASNGGWGGLRGSSSAVAEAIANAASNGGWGGLGGSSSAVAEAIANAASNGGWGGLGGSSSAVADAVANAVANGGLGGSSSAVAEAIANAGSNGGWIGPAPVVVPGPPRPYPVPVPFRVPSDPMLIKVPVPVPMPPEKIFVPGPSVPVPYAVKTPFPVPYGVPRPVPVPSPPRLVPVPVPEPVPVPGPTRDRPIPVPVPSPPMPVPVPVPGPVRDVPVPVPVPSPPVPVPYPVNRYITIPGQDKIVPVPVPVPGWGDAGSIASANANAIANAIGGFGSGSSSAAAEAVANAVANGGWGRLGGSSSAVADAIANAGTGGRWGGLGGSSSAVADAVANAGSNGGWGGLGGSSSASADAVANAVSNGGWGGFGGPSSASADAVANAVSNGGWGGLGGSSSASADAVANAVANGGWGGLGGSSSAIADALANAATNSGWLYRDGSSSAQADASASAANRGWGLGGLSSAQADALANAVTGGWGGLGGLSSAQANAIANAISGGWGGLGGLSSAQANALANALAGGYRRGSDKMKGVSSAQEDAIDAA, from the exons ATGTTTCGTAAAACAATTTGGTTTTCGTGCTTGGTTGTGATTTCTGTATTAGCAGAAG ACCTAGAAGATCGCTCTTCATCAAATGCTTACGCATCAGCTAATGCAGATTCGAATTCTTTAGGCa GGTTTGTACCGCGTCCATGGTTTAACCCAATAG gatGGGGAAGCCCTGGAGGTTCATCGTCAGCTGTAGCAGATGCTATTGCAAATGCTGCATCTAATGGAGGATGGGGAGGCTTGGGTGGATCATCTTCAGCCTTAGCAGATGCTATTGCAAATGCAGCCTCTAATGGCGTTTGGGGTCGCTCAGATGGTTCATCTTCAGCTGTAGCAGACGCTACTGCAAATGCCGACTCAGGTAGTAGATGGGGAGGCTTGGGGGGTTCGTCTTCAGCCATAGCAGATGCTATTGCAAACGCTGTCTCTAATGGCGGATGGGGAGGACTGGGAGGCTCATCTTCAGCTGTAGCAGAAGCTATAGCAAACGCTGCCGCTAACGGTGGATGGGGAGGCTTGGGTGGTTCATCTTCAGCTGTAGCAGAAGCTATAGCAAACGCTGCCGCTAACGGTGGATGGGGAGGCTTGGGTGGTTCATCTTCAGCTGTAGCAGAAGCTATAGCAAACGCTGCCGCTAATGGTGGATGGGGAGGCTTGGGTGGTTCATCTTCAGCTGTAGCAGACGCTGTAGCAAACGCTGCCGCTAATGGTGGATGGGGAGGCTTGGGTGGATCATCTTCAGCTGTAGCAGAAGCTATAGCAAACGCTGCCGCTAATGGTGGATGGGGAGGTTTGGGTGGTTCATCTTCAGCTGTAGCAGAAGCTATAGCAAACGCTGCCGCTAACGGTGGATGGGGAGGCTTGGGTGGTTCATCTTCAGCTGTAGCAGACGCTGTAGCAAACGCTGCCGCTAATGGTGGATGGGGAGGCTTGGGTGGATCATCTTCAGCTGTAGCAGAAGCTATAGCAAACGCTGCCTCTAATGGCGGATGGGGAGGATTAAGAGGCTCATCTTCAGCTGTAGCAGAGGCTATAGCAAACGCTGCCTCTAATGGAGGATGGGGAGGCTTGGGTGGTTCATCTTCAGCTGTAGCAGAAGCTATAGCAAACGCTGCATCGAATGGCGGATGGGGAGGCTTGGGAGGTTCATCATCAGCTGTAGCAGACGCTGTTGCAAATGCTGTCGCAAATGGTGGATTGGGAGGTTCATCATCAGCTGTAGCAGAAGCTATTGCAAACGCTGGCAGTAATGGCGGATGGATAG GTCCAGCACCAGTAGTCGTTCCAGGACCCCCAAGGCCTTATCCGGTACCAGTACCATTCCGGGTCCCCAGCGATCCCATGCTTATTAAAGTACCAGTGCCTGTTCCTATGCCACCAGAAAAAATATTCGTTCCAGGTCCCTCAGTACCTGTGCCTTATGCGGTTAAAACTCCTTTTCCAGTCCCGTACGGCGTACCACGCCCCGTTCCTGTACCCTCACCACCCAGATTAGTCCCTGTGCCAGTACCTGAGCCCGTTCCTGTACCGGGGCCAACAAGAGACAGACCAATTCCAGTCCCTGTTCCATCTCCACCTATGCCTGTACCAGTACCAGTACCTGGTCCGGTAAGGGACGTACCTGTCCCCGTTCCCGTCCCATCTCCACCAGTACCTGTTCCGTATCCTGTGAATCGTTATATCACCATACCAGGACAAGATAAAATAGTACCTGTACCAGTTCCTGTTCCCG GGTGGGGAGATGCCGGAAGCATAGCATCCGCTAACGCAAATGCTATTGCGAACGCCATCGGCGGATTTGGTTCGGGTTCATCTTCAGCTGCAGCAGAAGCTGTTGCAAACGCTGTTGCTAATGGTGGATGGGGTCGCCTAGGAGGTTCATCTTCAGCAGTAGCAGATGCTATTGCAAATGCAGGCACAGGTGGCAGATGGGGAGGTTTGGGAGGTTCATCATCAGCTGTAGCAGACGCTGTTGCAAATGCTGGCTCTAATGGTGGATGGGGAGGTTTGGGTGGATCATCATCAGCTTCAGCAGACGCTGTTGCAAACGCTGTCTCAAATGGCGGATGGGGAGGCTTCGGAGGTCCATCATCAGCTTCGGCAGACGCTGTTGCAAACGCTGTCTCAAACGGCGGATGGGGAGGCTTGGGAGGATCATCTTCAGCATCAGCAGACGCAGTTGCAAACGCTGTCGCTAACGGTGGATGGGGAGGCTTGGGAGGCTCATCTTCAGCTATAGCAGATGCACTTGCAAACGCTGCCACTAATAGTGGATGGTTGTATAGGGATGGTTCATCATCTGCCCAAGCGGATGCCTCTGCAAGCGCAGCGAATCGCGGATGGGGTTTAGGAGGTTTATCATCAGCCCAAGCAGATGCTCTTGCTAATGCTGTCACTGGTGGATGGGGAGGCTTAGGAGGCTTATCATCGGCCCAAGCTAACGCTATCGCTAATGCGATTTCTGGTGGATGGGGAGGTTTGGGAGGATTATCATCTGCCCAAGCAAATGCCTTAGCTAATGCTCTTGCCGGTGGATATCGTCGTGGATCGGATAAAATGAAAGGTGTATCTTCTGCACAAGAGGATGCAATTGATGCTGCTTAG